A genomic segment from Diadema setosum chromosome 11, eeDiaSeto1, whole genome shotgun sequence encodes:
- the LOC140235355 gene encoding uncharacterized protein, translated as MPPKKKSAEEVDLSALRDEVANLSRILNGKFSQLEKAVSEVKEGQQGILNSITFLNAKFEEMKKTTERLEGENHELKQKNQQLEGRVDDLTHQINDLDQYHRRVNLEIAGVPEEKGENPEKIVLKIAQKITEDVSAGDIDIAHRIGKEDDQRGPRPIIVRFTNRRSRNMIYDGRRKLQHFTTKDFGLRSSSKGNGRIYVNENLVASTRELLKETNRARRLAGYKYLWTHNGRIYVKKNDGGAISVINRKEDLSKLQ; from the coding sequence ATGCCTCCGAAGAAGAAATCTGCTGAGGAAGTGGATCTCAGCGCGTTGAGAGATGAAGTAGCAAATCTCTCACGTATTCTCAACGGCAAATTTTCTCAACTGGAGAAAGCGGTCTCGGAGGTCAAGGAGGGCCAGCAAGGCATATTGAACTCTATTACTTTTCTAAATGCCAAATTCGAGGAGATGAAAAAGACCACCGAGCGACTGGAGGGAGAAAATCACGAgctcaaacaaaaaaatcagcaGCTGGAGGGAAGAGTGGACGATCTGACTCACCAAATTAATGACCTTGATCAGTACCACCGTCGGGTCAACCTTGAAATCGCCGGCGTGCCGGAAGAAAAGGGTGAAAACCCTGAAAAGATCGTCTTAAAGATTGCCCAAAAGATCACCGAAGATGTGAGCGCTGGCGACATCGACATTGCTCATCGAATAGGAAAAGAGGATGATCAGCGGGGACCACGGCCGATAATCGTGAGATTCACCAACCGACGCTCACGAAACATGATCTACGACGGCCGAAGAAAGCTACAGCACTTCACCACGAAAGATTTCGGGCTCCGCAGCAGCTCTAAGGGCAACGGACGGATCTACGTCAACGAAAACCTTGTCGCGTCCACCAGGGAGCTGCTGAAGGAAACTAACAGAGCAAGGAGGCTGGCCGGATACAAGTACCTGTGGACCCACAACGGGCGAATCTACGTGAAGAAAAACGACGGAGGCGCAATCAGTGTCATCAACAGGAAAGAGGACCTGTCAAAGCTACAGTAA